ACCGGGCTGAGCATGATGCGGTTGTAGTTGCCGCGCGGCTCGGCGTTGAAAAGGGTGATGTCATAGGCGTCAGGGTCCGCATCGAGCAAATGCTCGATTACCCGGCCCGAGGCCATGCCGGCCCCGATGATGACGAGTTTCTGTTTCATGGGATTACTCCGCAGCTATGGCCTTGGCGGCCGGTTGCGACTTGGGGGATTTGCCGTGCTCATACTCCTCGAGGAAATCGAGCACCTCCTGCCGGTAGGTGTAGTAATCCGGATGCTCCAACAGAGCCTTGCGGGTGCGCGGGCGGGGCAAGTCCACGTCGGTGATCTTGCCGATAGTGGCCTGCGGGCCGTTGGTCATCATCACCACCCGGTCGGCGAGCAGGATCGCCTCGTCCACGTCATGGGTGACACAGATGGCCGTCACTTTGGTGCGCGACCAGACCTCCATCAGCACCTCCTGCAGCTCCCAGCGGGTGAGGCTGTCGAGCATGCCAAAGGGTTCATCAAGCAGCAGCAGTTTGGGCGACAGCGCAAAGGCGCGGGCGATGCCAACCCGCTGCTGCATACCGTTCGACATCGCATGCGCGGGCTTGTCCATCGCATCCGCCAGACCGACGCGTTCGAGGTAGTATTCCACCACGTCCTGCCGTTCGGCCTGGCTGGCCTTGGGGTAGACCTTGTCGACGCCAATCGCGCAGTTTTCCCGTGCCGAGAGCCAGGGGAACAGGTTGGGCGACTGGAACACCACTGCGCGCTCCGGGTCGGCGCCCTCGACATGGCGGCGGTCCAGCTTGATCGCGCCCCTGGAGATCGGATTCAGCCCCGCCGCCATCGTCAGCACCGTGGACTTGCCGCAGCCGGAATGGCCGATCAAGGAGATGAATTCACCCTTGTTGATCTTGAGATTGAAATCCTCGACGACCGTCAGCGGCCCCTTTGGGGTCGGGTAGATCTTGTGCAGCTGCGAGAAGTCAAGAAAACGCTCCTCGGTCAGCGATTTGGAAGCCTCGGCCACGGCTGCGGGCAGCCCATGGACCGGGATCACATCCGGCAGGGTTCTGGTGCTTTCGATTTTCGCCTCTATCCCGGCATCCATCAGGCAGGAGGTCACCTCTTTCCGCAGGCGCTTGAAGGTCTCGTCACTGTTTATGGCAGACCGCTCGCGGGGGCGCGGGATGTTCACCTTGAACTCCTCGCCCAGCGTGCCGTCGGGGTTCAGCGCGATGATGCGGTCGGCCAGCAGGATGGCCTCGTCCACGTCATTGGTGATCAGCACGCAGGTTTTCTGGTCCGCCTGCCAGATCATCTCGATTTCATCGGCCAGATTGGCGCGGGTCAGCGCATCCAGCGCTGACAGCGGTTCGTCCAGCAAAAGCACCTCCGGGTCCATCGCCAGGGCGCGGGCCACATTGACCCGCTGTCGCATGCCGCCCGAGAGTTCCGCCGGGCGGCGGTTTGCGGCGTGGCCCAAGCCCACCATCTTCACGTAATGGTTCACCTTGGCCTGTTTCTCCGCCCGGCCCATGCCGGGAAAGATCGTGTCCACTGCCAGCGACACATTGCCGTTCACCGTCAGCCAAGGCATCAGCGAATAGCGCTGAAAGATCACGCCGCGCTCCGGGCCGGGGCCTGTGATCTCTTTGCCGCGGTAGGTGACGGAACCCTTGGAGGGCCGGTCCAGCCCGGCCATCAGGTTGATCAAGGTCGTCTTGCCAGTGCCGGAGAAGCCCAGCAGGACAAGAAACTCGCCCTCCTCAACCTCCAG
Above is a window of Leisingera methylohalidivorans DSM 14336 DNA encoding:
- a CDS encoding ABC transporter ATP-binding protein codes for the protein MSVLEFKKVSKSFGEGTARTEVLSNIDLEVEEGEFLVLLGFSGTGKTTLINLMAGLDRPSKGSVTYRGKEITGPGPERGVIFQRYSLMPWLTVNGNVSLAVDTIFPGMGRAEKQAKVNHYVKMVGLGHAANRRPAELSGGMRQRVNVARALAMDPEVLLLDEPLSALDALTRANLADEIEMIWQADQKTCVLITNDVDEAILLADRIIALNPDGTLGEEFKVNIPRPRERSAINSDETFKRLRKEVTSCLMDAGIEAKIESTRTLPDVIPVHGLPAAVAEASKSLTEERFLDFSQLHKIYPTPKGPLTVVEDFNLKINKGEFISLIGHSGCGKSTVLTMAAGLNPISRGAIKLDRRHVEGADPERAVVFQSPNLFPWLSARENCAIGVDKVYPKASQAERQDVVEYYLERVGLADAMDKPAHAMSNGMQQRVGIARAFALSPKLLLLDEPFGMLDSLTRWELQEVLMEVWSRTKVTAICVTHDVDEAILLADRVVMMTNGPQATIGKITDVDLPRPRTRKALLEHPDYYTYRQEVLDFLEEYEHGKSPKSQPAAKAIAAE